The Kitasatospora sp. NBC_00374 genome has a segment encoding these proteins:
- a CDS encoding dienelactone hydrolase family protein, whose amino-acid sequence MCFDPDSAPPVEHGPGAVAEAEVIALRSADGTEFAAFRATGEAPSGVGVVVLPDVRGLYGFYRELGLRFAENGHTALVVDYYGRTAGVGERAEDFPYQEHMRRLTPRQLHEDLTAAVAHLRSPEGGNCRAVVTIGFCIGGRLAVLASIRDRELAGTIGYYCWPAPGPDGAPGPTGRAADLGAPVLALMAGDDPGIPAQHVKEFEAALAVAGVDHEVVTYEGAPHSFFDVKQKEFTADSVDSWRRVLAFIDRVAVPVG is encoded by the coding sequence ATGTGTTTCGACCCTGACTCCGCGCCGCCCGTCGAGCACGGCCCCGGCGCCGTCGCCGAGGCCGAGGTGATCGCCCTGCGATCGGCCGACGGCACCGAGTTCGCGGCCTTCCGTGCGACCGGCGAGGCCCCGAGCGGTGTGGGCGTGGTGGTCCTGCCGGACGTCCGGGGCCTGTACGGCTTCTACCGGGAGCTCGGCCTGCGCTTCGCCGAGAACGGCCACACCGCCCTGGTGGTGGACTACTACGGCCGCACCGCGGGCGTCGGCGAGCGGGCCGAGGACTTCCCGTACCAGGAGCACATGCGCCGGCTGACCCCGCGCCAGCTGCACGAGGACCTGACCGCGGCCGTCGCGCACCTGCGCTCGCCGGAGGGCGGCAACTGCCGTGCGGTGGTGACCATCGGGTTCTGCATCGGCGGCCGGCTCGCGGTGCTGGCCTCGATCCGCGACCGCGAGCTGGCCGGCACCATCGGCTACTACTGCTGGCCGGCCCCCGGGCCGGACGGCGCCCCGGGCCCGACCGGCCGGGCCGCGGACCTGGGCGCGCCGGTGCTGGCCCTGATGGCGGGCGACGACCCGGGCATCCCCGCGCAGCACGTCAAGGAGTTCGAGGCGGCGCTGGCCGTGGCCGGGGTGGACCACGAGGTGGTCACCTACGAGGGGGCGCCGCACAGCTTCTTCGACGTCAAGCAGAAGGAGTTCACGGCCGACTCGGTGGACTCCTGGCGGCGGGTGCTGGCCTTCATCGACCGGGTGGCCGTGCCCGTCGGCTGA
- a CDS encoding diiron oxygenase — protein MTDLIEKADPTARQTKKAAQLLIASAKHSYDPLIDIDWDAPLEEGKWFLAEKRCSLYGTELWDSLTLEQKMLVSREELASSVAIGVWTEHILLHLVSRYVYKRDVSTPQVQFALTEVADEVRHMIMFAKLVEKIGSEIYPTPPKTLKNGLVLKTFAPVSALWALILLTEEFFDRFQREQSNDETIQPVVRSVARIHVVEEARHISFARTELERFVPTLSKFKLDLLRKFLANTVKSIREERANPLVYERAGLDPKVAVAQAKASPFNKENAAYGAERIAAYYQKIGLIGGSSEKVWRDAGWIS, from the coding sequence ATGACCGACCTGATCGAGAAGGCCGACCCGACCGCGCGGCAGACCAAGAAGGCCGCGCAGCTGCTGATCGCCTCGGCCAAGCACTCCTACGACCCGCTGATCGACATCGACTGGGACGCGCCGCTGGAGGAGGGCAAGTGGTTCCTGGCGGAGAAGCGCTGCTCGCTCTACGGCACCGAGCTCTGGGACTCGCTCACCCTGGAGCAGAAGATGCTGGTCAGCCGTGAGGAGCTGGCCTCCTCGGTGGCGATCGGCGTGTGGACCGAGCACATCCTGCTGCACCTGGTCTCGCGCTACGTCTACAAGCGCGACGTCTCCACCCCGCAGGTGCAGTTCGCACTGACCGAGGTGGCGGACGAGGTCCGGCACATGATCATGTTCGCCAAGCTGGTCGAGAAGATCGGCAGCGAGATCTACCCGACCCCGCCCAAGACCCTCAAGAACGGCCTGGTGCTCAAGACCTTCGCACCCGTCTCGGCGCTGTGGGCCCTGATCCTGCTGACCGAGGAGTTCTTCGACCGCTTCCAGCGGGAGCAGTCCAACGACGAGACCATCCAGCCGGTGGTGCGCAGCGTCGCCCGGATCCACGTGGTCGAGGAGGCGCGGCACATCAGCTTCGCCCGTACCGAGCTGGAGCGCTTCGTCCCGACGCTCTCCAAGTTCAAGCTCGACCTGCTGCGCAAGTTCCTGGCCAACACGGTCAAGAGCATCCGCGAGGAGCGGGCCAACCCGCTGGTCTACGAGCGGGCCGGGCTGGACCCGAAGGTGGCCGTCGCGCAGGCGAAGGCCAGCCCGTTCAACAAGGAGAACGCCGCGTACGGCGCCGAGCGGATCGCCGCCTACTACCAGAAGATCGGCCTGATCGGCGGCTCCTCGGAGAAGGTCTGGCGTGACGCGGGCTGGATCTCCTGA
- a CDS encoding DUF4873 domain-containing protein, producing MDHDDDGYAGAAFIEAAGLSLPVRVTLAGYFQPLDGRYRWYGRVQPDSELAELVGSGRLDAVLRTPHGDAAGTLGDPDLWHRYRIEGIGRPPFPVPLKVDESAPPD from the coding sequence ATGGACCATGACGACGACGGGTACGCGGGCGCGGCCTTCATCGAGGCCGCCGGGCTGAGCCTTCCGGTGCGGGTCACCCTGGCCGGGTACTTCCAGCCGCTGGACGGCCGCTACCGCTGGTACGGGCGGGTGCAGCCCGACTCCGAGCTCGCCGAGCTGGTCGGTTCCGGGCGGCTCGACGCCGTGCTGCGCACCCCGCACGGCGATGCGGCCGGCACGCTGGGCGACCCCGACCTGTGGCACCGCTACCGGATCGAGGGCATCGGGCGCCCGCCGTTCCCGGTGCCGCTGAAGGTGGACGAGTCCGCGCCGCCGGACTGA
- a CDS encoding ThiF family adenylyltransferase produces MTDTPTSAEALTADDFYAELTTRNRGLIPESAQLALGKARVLVAGCGSTGGAAVEPLVRLGVRDFVLAEPGEYELNNLNRQHARLSDLGRNKAEVSAELARSVNPHARVEVYTDGVQAENVAALLDGVDVVVDGVDVTTIGGWRAKFQLHAEAARRAVPVVSGYDMSGTQFIRYYDYRQDPTPLAGRVTAEQLEAEEVWDLLLRIIPRELVPLDLVEDIRAHRSDPDYSVPQLVYTSHLFGVLAARYTVAVLAGVPVRAELTVDVHALVAAS; encoded by the coding sequence ATGACCGACACCCCGACGAGTGCCGAAGCTCTCACCGCGGACGACTTCTACGCCGAACTCACCACCCGCAACCGGGGGTTGATCCCGGAGTCGGCGCAGCTGGCGCTGGGCAAGGCCCGGGTGCTGGTGGCCGGCTGCGGATCCACCGGCGGAGCGGCGGTCGAGCCGCTGGTCCGGCTGGGCGTGCGCGACTTCGTCCTCGCCGAGCCCGGTGAGTACGAGCTCAACAACCTGAACCGCCAGCACGCCCGGCTGTCGGACCTCGGCCGCAACAAGGCCGAGGTGTCGGCCGAGCTGGCCCGGTCGGTCAACCCGCACGCCCGGGTGGAGGTGTACACCGACGGCGTCCAGGCGGAGAACGTCGCCGCCCTGCTGGACGGCGTGGACGTGGTCGTCGACGGCGTCGACGTGACCACGATCGGCGGCTGGCGGGCCAAGTTCCAGCTGCACGCGGAGGCCGCCCGCCGCGCGGTGCCGGTGGTCTCCGGGTACGACATGTCCGGGACCCAGTTCATCCGGTACTACGACTACCGGCAGGACCCGACCCCGCTGGCCGGCCGGGTGACCGCCGAGCAGCTGGAGGCCGAGGAGGTCTGGGACCTGCTGCTGCGGATCATCCCGCGCGAGCTCGTCCCGCTGGACCTGGTCGAGGACATCCGGGCGCACCGGTCCGACCCCGACTACAGCGTGCCGCAACTCGTCTACACCTCGCACCTGTTCGGCGTCCTCGCCGCCCGGTACACGGTCGCGGTGCTGGCCGGTGTGCCGGTCCGTGCGGAGCTGACCGTCGATGTCCACGCGCTCGTTGCCGCCAGCTGA